One window from the genome of Deltaproteobacteria bacterium encodes:
- the thiE gene encoding thiamine phosphate synthase, producing MAPGLWRLYVITDEKLSRGRSHLQVAEAAILGGADVLQLRDKEASSGRLYRVALQLRKLTRDAKIPFIVNDRLDIALAADADGVHVGQADLPASVVREIMGPGKILGVSVDTVEEAILAEKDGADYLGIGPVFEARGTKPDAGLPLGVDRISRIRRHCRLPIVAIGGIDAGNARKVRDAGADAAAVISAIVAADDIAQAARRLKRILDGTGQ from the coding sequence ATCGCTCCCGGCCTGTGGAGGCTCTACGTCATCACCGACGAGAAGCTAAGCCGGGGCAGGTCGCATCTTCAGGTCGCGGAAGCGGCGATCCTCGGCGGAGCCGACGTCCTTCAGCTTCGGGATAAGGAAGCCTCCAGCGGCCGGCTTTACCGGGTGGCGCTGCAGCTGAGAAAACTCACCCGCGACGCGAAAATTCCCTTCATCGTGAACGACCGGCTCGACATCGCCTTGGCGGCCGACGCGGACGGGGTCCATGTCGGCCAAGCCGACCTGCCCGCGTCCGTGGTGCGCGAAATCATGGGTCCGGGCAAGATCCTGGGAGTTTCGGTGGATACGGTGGAGGAGGCCATTCTGGCGGAGAAGGATGGAGCGGATTACCTGGGGATCGGCCCCGTATTCGAGGCGCGGGGAACGAAGCCGGATGCCGGCCTGCCCCTGGGCGTTGACCGCATCTCGCGGATTCGCCGTCATTGCCGTCTCCCGATCGTCGCGATCGGGGGGATCGACGCCGGAAATGCCCGGAAGGTGCGGGACGCGGGAGCGGATGCGGCGGCCGTGATCTCCGCGATCGTGGCGGCGGACGATATCGCACAGGCGGCCAGGCGGTTGAAACGTATACTGGACGGTACGGGTCAATGA
- a CDS encoding cytochrome c — protein sequence MKIRPVSFPVSMIALVILLATSVGGSGAGKPGADNTAARRKEFVLPQKHDAGLSREAKLGRNLYGYYCALCHGKEGNADGFNSFNLRTPPTRHTDSILMGTLSDAQIHRMIKEGGGAMGRSPQMPPWGGVLSDREIANVTAFIRTLAIPAKK from the coding sequence ATGAAAATCCGGCCTGTGAGTTTTCCGGTTTCGATGATCGCCCTGGTGATTCTCCTCGCGACCAGCGTCGGGGGAAGCGGTGCGGGAAAACCCGGCGCCGACAACACCGCGGCACGGAGGAAGGAGTTCGTCCTTCCCCAGAAGCACGATGCCGGCCTGAGTCGGGAAGCGAAACTGGGCAGGAACTTGTACGGGTACTACTGTGCGCTCTGCCACGGGAAGGAAGGGAATGCCGACGGTTTCAATTCGTTCAATCTGAGAACGCCCCCCACGCGGCACACGGACTCGATTCTCATGGGGACTTTGTCGGACGCCCAGATCCATCGGATGATCAAGGAGGGAGGCGGGGCGATGGGTCGTTCCCCGCAGATGCCGCCGTGGGGAGGGGTGTTGAGCGACCGGGAAATCGCCAACGTCACGGCCTTTATCCGCACGTTGGCCATCCCCGCGAAGAAATAG